The following coding sequences are from one Lujinxingia vulgaris window:
- a CDS encoding cytochrome P450: MTLPPRPELSSAQQTLQWMTRPYGFLEECAATLGETFALDFRGYGVGVIFSSPEAIQEVLGGDPEVFWAGAGNGILKPFLGENSLLLLEGERHRRERKLLMPSFGRGRVQAYGELIHRVTQEICREWAFDAPFAVRPSMQKVAFRLIIEMVFGPERTERRQRLSRAFAAVLDDELFNLALLSQRAGGEAAGARWAQFVGQLDELSALIYEEIDERRTEDQQARGDILAVLLEARDEEGQPMLREEIHDEVLTLMATGHESTATALAWGIYWLLSSPQVYARARREMLALGEACTGGQIAQSAYLEAVVKEILRLTPVIPVIARQVQREVKVGGYTLEPGMVAMPAIYLAHRRAEVFEEPERFWPERFLDRTYRSHQFLPFGGGVRRCIGARLAMYEMKIVLGTLLRNVDLELAGERALRPVRRLVTIAPSGGTQVVRRRESALCESP; encoded by the coding sequence ATGACCCTACCTCCTCGTCCCGAACTCTCCAGCGCACAGCAGACGCTGCAGTGGATGACTCGCCCCTACGGGTTTCTGGAGGAGTGTGCTGCGACCCTTGGCGAGACCTTCGCGTTGGATTTTCGCGGCTACGGGGTCGGCGTGATTTTTAGTAGCCCGGAGGCGATTCAGGAGGTGCTCGGTGGGGACCCGGAGGTCTTCTGGGCGGGGGCGGGCAACGGGATTCTTAAGCCCTTTCTTGGCGAGAACTCGCTGCTTTTGCTGGAGGGGGAGCGGCACCGACGCGAGCGAAAGCTGCTGATGCCGAGTTTTGGGCGAGGGCGGGTGCAGGCGTACGGGGAGCTGATTCATCGGGTTACACAGGAGATCTGCCGGGAGTGGGCCTTTGACGCGCCTTTTGCGGTGCGGCCCTCGATGCAGAAGGTGGCGTTTCGGCTGATCATTGAGATGGTGTTCGGGCCGGAGCGCACCGAGCGCCGGCAGCGGCTTTCCCGGGCGTTTGCGGCGGTGCTCGACGATGAGCTTTTCAATTTGGCGCTGCTCAGTCAGCGCGCCGGCGGGGAGGCCGCCGGCGCGCGGTGGGCGCAGTTTGTGGGGCAGCTCGATGAGCTTTCAGCGCTGATTTACGAAGAGATCGACGAGCGTCGCACCGAAGATCAGCAGGCGCGTGGCGACATCCTGGCGGTGCTCCTGGAGGCCCGCGATGAGGAGGGCCAGCCGATGCTTCGCGAGGAGATTCACGACGAGGTGCTCACGCTGATGGCAACCGGTCATGAGTCGACGGCGACGGCGCTGGCCTGGGGGATCTACTGGCTTTTGAGCTCACCGCAGGTTTATGCGCGAGCGCGCCGGGAGATGCTGGCTTTGGGGGAGGCGTGCACCGGGGGACAGATCGCGCAGAGCGCGTATCTGGAGGCGGTGGTCAAAGAGATATTGAGGCTCACACCGGTGATTCCGGTGATCGCCCGTCAGGTGCAGCGGGAGGTGAAGGTCGGGGGTTATACGCTGGAGCCGGGGATGGTGGCGATGCCTGCCATCTATCTGGCGCACCGGCGCGCGGAGGTGTTTGAGGAGCCGGAGCGTTTCTGGCCGGAGCGATTTCTCGATCGCACCTACCGCTCCCATCAGTTTTTGCCCTTTGGCGGCGGGGTGAGGCGCTGCATCGGGGCGAGGCTGGCGATGTATGAGATGAAGATCGTGCTCGGAACCCTGCTGCGAAACGTCGATCTGGAGTTGGCCGGGGAGCGCGCGCTGCGGCCGGTGAGGCGACTTGTGACGATTGCGCCTTCGGGGGGCACGCAGGTGGTACGACGGCGTGAAAGCGCACTGTGCGAAAGTCCTTGA
- a CDS encoding enoyl-CoA hydratase/isomerase family protein, with product MSPPIFSSHLDARGVLQVQMDTPGSEVNIFSARAAEELIEVMAAVDPDVTRAVVFKSAKARSFINGAQLMLASAVQSPESIFEMTALLRRAYASVKRCPVPTIALVTGSCYGCGVEFSLNCDFRVATDSPDATFYMTEIADYLNTPAFGSTQRLPPMMGLERGLGFLLWGHRLWGKRALEHRLIDALLPLDGIEEALDALIDQILSDQRRPHAPQAESAERIAQVTEATRALIARLPDAYHRIYTRCLDLMVHAAKRGTHPPTEDDFRRELAAAGETLVETQAQSARSFLYLRQVAERVHVRRLPRRQPLELTLKRGVDAHADTFFDELSARPLRDIRYRISGGADAAEYPLSLHLSSTTDADESGAPTPLLLKIHGGAPPTSLPDDGVFHLRRPLPGLTLEACERALPGTGTRPLLEVRLPSGFERAPGHLFEWLDACGFAVIFSRARDTFLSDRFLLATLAPALASLRAGLSAADVHATLRHIGMVPSPVLSARQSFAPEALNSALRPHLPDTWEGPADQHLRDLLGDLPSASGAPSPRLSAAMHLNLLATILTARESGELAHPTVADVIARELLGYPVGRTSLCEHLTPGRVSAMLEQVDPRLLPTAHITLAQAFAEQTRAFYV from the coding sequence ATGAGCCCGCCAATCTTCTCAAGTCATCTGGATGCCCGGGGCGTGCTGCAGGTGCAGATGGACACCCCCGGCAGCGAGGTCAACATCTTCAGCGCTCGCGCCGCCGAAGAGCTTATCGAGGTGATGGCCGCGGTCGACCCCGACGTCACCCGCGCCGTCGTCTTCAAGAGCGCCAAGGCCCGAAGTTTCATCAATGGCGCACAGCTGATGCTGGCCAGCGCCGTGCAGTCGCCCGAGAGCATCTTCGAGATGACCGCGCTCTTGCGCCGCGCCTATGCCAGCGTCAAGCGCTGCCCGGTGCCCACCATCGCCCTGGTCACCGGCTCGTGTTACGGCTGCGGGGTGGAGTTCTCGCTCAACTGCGACTTCCGGGTGGCCACCGACAGCCCCGACGCCACCTTCTACATGACCGAGATCGCCGACTACCTGAACACCCCCGCCTTCGGCAGCACGCAACGCCTGCCCCCGATGATGGGCCTTGAGCGCGGGCTGGGATTTCTGCTCTGGGGCCACCGCCTCTGGGGAAAACGCGCGCTGGAGCACCGTCTCATCGACGCGTTGCTCCCCCTCGACGGCATCGAGGAGGCGCTCGACGCGCTCATCGACCAGATCCTGAGCGACCAACGCCGCCCCCACGCCCCTCAGGCAGAGTCGGCCGAGCGCATTGCGCAGGTCACCGAAGCGACGCGCGCGCTTATCGCCCGGCTCCCCGACGCCTACCATCGCATCTACACGCGCTGCCTCGATCTGATGGTACACGCCGCAAAACGCGGCACCCATCCCCCCACTGAAGACGACTTCCGCCGGGAGCTCGCTGCCGCCGGTGAGACCCTGGTGGAGACGCAGGCCCAGTCCGCGCGCTCTTTTCTTTACCTGCGTCAAGTCGCCGAGCGCGTTCATGTGCGCCGCCTCCCCCGGCGCCAACCTCTGGAGCTTACGCTGAAACGAGGCGTCGACGCCCACGCCGACACCTTCTTCGACGAGCTCAGCGCGCGACCGCTGCGCGACATCCGCTACCGGATCAGCGGCGGCGCCGACGCCGCTGAATACCCACTCTCGCTGCACCTCTCCTCGACCACAGACGCCGACGAGTCCGGAGCACCGACGCCCCTTCTGCTCAAGATCCACGGCGGCGCGCCGCCCACCAGCCTCCCCGACGATGGCGTCTTCCACCTGCGCCGCCCGCTCCCCGGGCTCACCCTGGAAGCCTGCGAGCGCGCGCTGCCCGGCACCGGCACGCGTCCCCTGCTGGAGGTCCGCCTTCCCTCAGGCTTTGAGCGCGCCCCGGGTCACCTCTTCGAATGGCTCGACGCCTGCGGCTTCGCCGTGATCTTCTCCCGCGCCCGAGACACCTTCCTCAGCGACCGATTCCTGCTGGCCACCCTCGCGCCGGCACTGGCAAGCCTGCGCGCCGGGCTGAGCGCTGCCGATGTGCACGCCACGCTTCGCCACATCGGCATGGTCCCCTCGCCAGTCCTCAGCGCTCGTCAGAGCTTCGCCCCCGAAGCTCTCAACAGCGCCCTTCGCCCCCACCTCCCCGACACCTGGGAGGGGCCTGCCGACCAGCATCTCCGCGATCTTCTCGGCGATCTTCCCTCAGCGTCGGGCGCGCCCTCACCGCGTCTCAGCGCGGCCATGCACCTCAACCTGCTGGCCACCATCCTCACCGCCCGCGAGTCTGGCGAGCTGGCCCATCCCACCGTGGCCGACGTCATCGCCCGCGAACTTCTGGGCTACCCGGTCGGGCGCACAAGCCTCTGCGAGCACCTGACCCCCGGTCGCGTTAGCGCGATGCTCGAGCAGGTCGACCCGCGCCTGCTTCCAACCGCTCACATCACGCTTGCGCAGGCCTTCGCCGAGCAGACACGCGCCTTCTACGTCTGA
- a CDS encoding AMP-binding protein: MSASTAPTPLTEPHWVRPASALDTPAAVLDAIPDPSESLSAIFWRRANASPEAPAFYDVTLSADGPNAAPVSFARLQRSVEQARAALLAQGVSDGERVILSLDDVDVFMAFMLASMTLGAIAVPLPPLTELKLSRSFNERIRAVCADCQPRALVADHRDRWDALDLASLGATTLLDGPALLNADAPAEPIAAQDWQRPLSQAAYLQYTSGSTGSPKGVIVTHQNLVANLRASTLAGHFSPADRSFSWLPLYHDMGLIGGPLLGLFVGFAPYLMRPSGFVARPDSWLKGITRFRATFIVAPNFAYAVVAQKLPERLLDGVDLSSVRLAFNGAEPIDHRTVDAFLGRFEPYGFKREAFFPVYGLAEATLAVAFPRPSTRVRYDSVDRNQVADQRRASEEDPQASHALTSVSVGFIVPEHTLILRDLQSGQALGERQVGQIHVRGPSVSPGYWGKDVTADPELATGDIGYVADDQLYIIDRLKDLIIIAGQNFAPSDIERHVGRINGLRLGRVVAYTRPNALGTQALQLVAEISPGSWRPFDQVEREVRHTLQHHFGLALADLQLVPPGSIPKTSSGKIKRQHTRRLAESGQLRDARDWPTLVRTRVSHIRKQLLTLSALAVERTRQLLP; encoded by the coding sequence ATGTCCGCATCCACCGCCCCGACGCCCCTCACCGAGCCTCATTGGGTTCGCCCCGCCTCAGCTCTCGATACCCCCGCAGCGGTGCTCGACGCCATCCCCGACCCCTCGGAGTCGCTCTCGGCGATCTTCTGGCGGCGCGCCAACGCCAGCCCTGAGGCGCCGGCGTTCTATGACGTCACCCTTAGCGCAGATGGCCCCAACGCCGCCCCCGTCAGCTTTGCGCGTTTGCAACGCTCGGTGGAGCAAGCCCGCGCCGCTCTGCTCGCACAGGGCGTGAGCGATGGCGAGCGCGTGATCCTCTCGCTGGACGACGTCGACGTCTTCATGGCCTTTATGCTGGCGTCGATGACCCTGGGCGCCATCGCCGTGCCGCTGCCGCCGCTGACCGAGCTCAAGCTCTCGCGCAGCTTCAACGAGCGCATCCGGGCGGTCTGCGCCGACTGCCAACCCCGCGCCCTGGTCGCCGACCACCGAGACCGCTGGGACGCCCTCGATCTGGCCAGCCTCGGCGCCACCACGCTCCTCGACGGCCCCGCCCTCCTCAACGCCGACGCGCCGGCCGAGCCCATCGCCGCGCAAGACTGGCAGCGACCCCTCTCGCAGGCCGCCTACCTGCAGTACACTTCCGGCTCCACAGGCTCCCCCAAGGGCGTCATCGTCACGCATCAAAACCTGGTGGCAAACCTTCGCGCGAGCACCCTGGCCGGGCACTTCTCCCCGGCCGACCGCTCCTTCTCCTGGCTGCCTCTCTACCACGACATGGGCCTCATCGGCGGCCCGCTGCTCGGGCTCTTTGTCGGCTTTGCCCCCTACCTGATGCGCCCCTCGGGCTTTGTCGCCCGACCGGACAGCTGGCTCAAAGGCATCACCCGCTTTCGCGCCACCTTCATCGTCGCGCCCAACTTCGCCTACGCGGTCGTCGCGCAGAAGTTGCCCGAGCGCCTGCTCGATGGCGTCGATCTCTCGTCGGTGCGCCTGGCGTTTAACGGCGCCGAGCCCATCGACCACCGCACCGTCGACGCCTTCCTCGGCCGCTTTGAGCCCTACGGCTTCAAACGCGAAGCCTTCTTCCCTGTCTACGGCCTGGCCGAAGCCACACTCGCCGTGGCCTTCCCGCGGCCCAGCACCCGCGTGCGCTACGACAGCGTCGACCGCAACCAGGTGGCCGATCAGCGCCGCGCCAGCGAAGAAGACCCGCAAGCCTCTCACGCGCTCACCTCGGTGAGCGTGGGCTTCATTGTGCCCGAACACACCCTGATCCTGCGCGATCTTCAGAGTGGTCAGGCCCTCGGCGAACGCCAGGTGGGCCAGATTCACGTGCGCGGCCCCTCGGTCTCACCGGGCTACTGGGGCAAAGATGTCACCGCCGATCCGGAGCTCGCCACCGGCGATATCGGCTACGTCGCCGATGATCAGCTCTACATCATCGACCGCCTCAAAGATCTCATCATCATCGCCGGCCAGAACTTCGCCCCCTCCGACATCGAGCGTCACGTCGGCCGCATCAATGGACTGCGCCTGGGCCGGGTGGTCGCCTACACGCGCCCCAACGCCCTGGGCACCCAGGCGCTGCAGCTGGTCGCCGAGATATCCCCGGGCAGCTGGCGCCCCTTCGACCAGGTGGAGCGCGAGGTTCGCCACACCCTCCAGCATCACTTCGGGCTGGCCCTGGCCGATCTTCAGTTGGTTCCGCCCGGCTCCATCCCCAAAACCTCCAGCGGCAAAATCAAACGCCAGCACACCCGTCGCCTGGCCGAATCTGGCCAACTTCGCGACGCTCGCGACTGGCCCACCCTCGTGCGCACGCGCGTCAGTCACATAAGAAAACAACTTCTGACCCTCAGCGCCCTTGCCGTCGAGCGCACTCGGCAGCTATTACCTTAA
- a CDS encoding response regulator, translating to MSTISGTSRSGLLDALLARVAPDFADAPVEQAFRAKIVIVFSLSLAIWAPIYSVIMYALSSTWLSAAGVMLCAGTVCASILMLRKNVSFNVIGNWLAFNVYWCMIFVTMVAGFGSPPLLWLAVVPMLAILVANIRSGVVWLVLSLTASAIYYIQILSGTERAPSLGERESIIFEMTVLAGLYVLVLSLTLAYEALKNWAVSQMQRREAHTRAIVETAADGILTLRANGQIEELNPAATRIFGYPQDAIVSSPFSAIVPAITGSPRAESPLKDERDDSRQTRETPGALFAEKNAPRGIAAWEGKLHESDAVRSSGERFPVELSVSRIESDIEERRVVILRDITERRLAEVELREARDAALQASEAKSAFLANTSHELRTPLNAIIGYSELISEEMAMDGQKEYLDDLQKIGSAANHLLSLINGILDLAKIEAGKMDMYLETINLPDLLKSVEATIKPLIEKNGNRFSVDAELAPTAIVVDLTKLRQILFNLLSNAAKFTNNSVVRLNVYSETVDDREWCVFEVQDRGIGISPEKLEALFDAFTQADESTTRRFGGTGLGLTITRHFTEMMGGAISVTSQVDEGSTFRVRLPSKVELAENDPLVLDEEIDDLSVDLPDHAPSVLVIDDDPTVHALMRRFLNREGYRVSSALSGSEGLEMAREIQPHVITLDVMMPEMDGWTVLTRLKADPEIAEIPVVMLTIVSNKSMGYALGASEYLLKPVDRSRLTRVLDIFGQGRKSNQSLMIVEDDDATRDVLERTVIQAGWKVESAPNGRVAMELLDEGAMPSLILLDLMMPEMDGFEVLDRLQENPRWKDIPVVVVTAMDLNQRDRSRLTQRVHHVLSKGHYSRDDLLELVRDAVNRGARSPSNGASLASNSESA from the coding sequence ATGAGCACCATCTCCGGCACTTCCCGCAGCGGCCTCCTGGACGCGCTGCTCGCCCGCGTCGCTCCCGATTTTGCCGACGCTCCTGTTGAGCAGGCCTTTCGCGCGAAGATCGTCATTGTCTTCTCGCTCTCGCTGGCCATCTGGGCGCCGATCTATTCGGTGATCATGTATGCGCTCAGCAGCACCTGGCTGAGCGCCGCAGGCGTGATGCTCTGCGCCGGCACCGTCTGCGCCTCGATCTTGATGCTGCGCAAAAACGTCAGCTTCAACGTCATCGGCAACTGGCTGGCGTTCAACGTCTACTGGTGCATGATCTTTGTGACGATGGTCGCCGGCTTTGGCTCCCCCCCTCTCCTGTGGCTGGCGGTGGTCCCGATGCTCGCCATCCTCGTGGCCAACATCCGCTCCGGCGTGGTCTGGCTGGTGCTCAGCCTGACGGCCTCGGCGATCTATTACATCCAGATCCTCTCGGGCACCGAGCGCGCTCCCTCCCTTGGCGAGCGCGAGTCGATCATCTTTGAGATGACCGTGCTCGCCGGACTTTACGTGCTCGTGCTCAGCCTCACCCTGGCCTATGAGGCGCTCAAAAACTGGGCGGTCAGCCAGATGCAACGCCGCGAAGCCCACACCCGCGCCATCGTAGAGACAGCCGCCGACGGCATCCTCACCCTGCGCGCCAACGGCCAGATCGAGGAGCTCAACCCGGCCGCCACCCGCATCTTCGGCTACCCCCAGGATGCCATCGTCAGCTCCCCCTTCAGCGCGATCGTTCCGGCCATCACCGGAAGCCCCCGTGCGGAGAGCCCCCTCAAAGATGAGCGCGACGACTCCCGCCAGACCCGCGAGACCCCGGGCGCGCTCTTTGCGGAAAAGAACGCTCCGCGCGGCATCGCCGCCTGGGAGGGCAAGCTGCATGAGTCCGACGCGGTCCGCTCCAGCGGGGAGCGCTTCCCGGTGGAACTCTCGGTCAGCCGCATCGAGAGCGACATCGAGGAGCGTCGCGTGGTGATCCTGCGCGACATCACCGAGCGCCGCCTGGCCGAGGTCGAGCTGCGCGAAGCCCGCGACGCCGCGCTCCAGGCCAGCGAGGCCAAGAGCGCCTTTCTCGCCAACACCAGCCACGAACTTCGCACGCCGCTCAACGCCATCATCGGCTACAGCGAGCTCATCAGCGAAGAGATGGCCATGGATGGCCAGAAGGAGTACCTCGACGATCTTCAGAAGATCGGCAGCGCGGCCAACCACCTGCTCAGCCTGATCAACGGCATCCTCGACCTGGCCAAGATTGAGGCCGGCAAGATGGACATGTACCTCGAGACCATCAACCTGCCCGACCTGCTCAAGAGCGTCGAAGCCACCATCAAGCCGCTCATCGAAAAGAACGGCAACCGCTTCAGCGTCGACGCCGAGCTCGCCCCCACCGCCATCGTCGTGGACCTGACCAAACTGCGGCAGATCCTCTTCAACCTGCTCTCCAACGCCGCCAAATTTACCAACAACAGCGTGGTACGCCTCAACGTCTACAGCGAGACGGTCGACGATCGCGAGTGGTGCGTCTTCGAGGTGCAGGACCGCGGCATCGGCATCTCCCCGGAAAAACTCGAAGCCCTCTTTGACGCCTTCACCCAGGCCGATGAATCCACCACGCGCCGCTTCGGCGGCACCGGCCTCGGACTGACCATCACCCGCCACTTCACCGAGATGATGGGCGGCGCCATCTCGGTCACAAGCCAGGTCGACGAGGGCTCCACCTTCCGGGTGCGACTGCCCAGCAAGGTGGAGCTGGCCGAAAACGATCCGCTCGTCCTCGACGAAGAGATCGACGATCTCAGCGTTGATCTCCCCGATCACGCCCCCTCGGTGCTGGTCATCGACGACGACCCGACCGTACACGCCCTGATGCGTCGCTTCCTCAACCGCGAAGGCTACCGCGTCAGCTCGGCGCTCAGCGGCTCGGAGGGCCTGGAGATGGCCCGCGAGATCCAGCCCCACGTCATCACCCTCGACGTGATGATGCCCGAGATGGACGGCTGGACCGTGCTCACCCGACTGAAAGCCGATCCGGAGATCGCCGAGATCCCGGTGGTGATGCTCACCATCGTCAGCAACAAGAGCATGGGCTACGCGCTGGGCGCCTCCGAATACCTGCTTAAACCGGTGGATCGTAGCCGCCTGACCCGCGTCCTCGACATCTTCGGCCAGGGCCGCAAGAGCAACCAGAGCCTGATGATCGTCGAAGACGACGACGCCACCCGCGACGTGCTCGAACGCACCGTGATTCAGGCCGGCTGGAAGGTCGAGAGCGCCCCCAACGGCCGCGTCGCTATGGAACTTCTGGATGAAGGCGCCATGCCCAGCCTCATCCTCCTCGACCTGATGATGCCCGAGATGGACGGTTTTGAGGTCCTCGACCGTCTTCAGGAAAACCCGCGCTGGAAAGACATCCCGGTCGTTGTGGTCACTGCGATGGATCTCAACCAGCGCGATCGCTCCCGACTCACCCAGCGCGTGCACCACGTGCTGAGCAAAGGTCATTACAGCCGCGATGATCTTCTGGAGCTTGTCCGCGACGCGGTCAACCGCGGCGCGCGCAGCCCTTCCAACGGCGCCTCGCTGGCCTCCAACTCCGAGTCGGCCTGA
- a CDS encoding DUF6992 family protein, with translation MRQVKLWGGVGMFKGAFWAGALTAATFWAVGALSRPALAAEPAARPPSAADAGTTRLAETSPTLAHSSPQITRWPGPVELREVNQARLNRQARGMSVLLAWSALNIGVGTAGYFVSDGPQRYFHQMNAAWNLVNAAIAGFGLRGALRADAASFDGLQTLEEGRSFERVLAINIGLNVAYMASGAFMWERGLRRDDERLLGYGPSLVLQGAFLLVFDSTLFALQQRASARFLDGVQVGATADGGLQLGYGARF, from the coding sequence GTGCGACAGGTCAAATTATGGGGAGGTGTGGGGATGTTCAAAGGTGCTTTCTGGGCCGGCGCCCTCACCGCCGCAACCTTCTGGGCCGTCGGCGCGCTGAGTCGCCCGGCGCTGGCGGCCGAGCCCGCCGCGCGGCCTCCGAGCGCGGCTGACGCGGGCACCACCAGGCTCGCCGAGACGTCTCCGACTTTAGCGCACTCTTCGCCGCAGATCACCCGCTGGCCCGGACCTGTGGAGCTGCGTGAGGTCAACCAGGCGCGCCTCAATCGCCAGGCCCGTGGCATGAGCGTGCTACTCGCCTGGTCCGCGCTGAACATCGGCGTGGGCACCGCGGGCTACTTCGTATCCGACGGTCCGCAGCGCTACTTCCACCAGATGAACGCCGCCTGGAATCTCGTCAACGCCGCCATCGCCGGGTTCGGGCTTCGCGGCGCGCTGCGCGCCGACGCGGCGAGTTTCGATGGGTTGCAGACACTGGAGGAGGGGCGCTCGTTTGAGCGGGTTCTGGCGATCAACATCGGCCTGAACGTGGCCTACATGGCCTCGGGAGCGTTCATGTGGGAGCGGGGTCTGCGCCGTGATGATGAACGTCTGTTGGGCTACGGCCCCTCGCTCGTGCTGCAGGGGGCGTTTTTGCTCGTCTTCGACAGCACGCTCTTTGCGCTGCAGCAGCGCGCCTCGGCCCGTTTCCTCGATGGAGTTCAGGTGGGGGCGACGGCTGATGGGGGTCTGCAGCTGGGTTATGGCGCGCGCTTTTAG
- a CDS encoding sensor histidine kinase, producing MAARYILSQPMALAVEVAIDEGLDVEALTRGLDVDVKAILRSAYMRVPWESFALFLERMEERLGGELVNAMRRHYLEQNPFSNFVKVGGLFCSPQLFYKMANHVFGPMMFPLLRFEVEELGRRGFRAVATLPEDVRDSPLFFRICKEFLQYGPTLMGMEPARIQVSYGQREATYRVGYPPSLSLPARLRRFTDAALTSRAFMEELRAQGERLRESYDALQESEETFRTMVERSPDGVMVLGEQEVIFANDALARMLGLRHGGELVGRCVEQLEVPGYDLPELLNEAMHRGEAVGLRMRALDEGGATVPVEARALRARFLGRRALVVTMRDVREREASMARAIDTDRLVTMGTLAAGVAHEINSPLSYVQANLDFLGELLEESPSLRDLGEESEEDVRASLRDARKGVERAIEITRDLKEIGRQGAEHGEVIDPRLSVEGALRWARAEVLQVARLHMELEDCGEVVASRRRLSQVVLNLLVNAAHAMSSEGRQRNLVRVTTFATEDHACIEVCDNGPGMSQEVMERVFEPFYTTKEPGRGTGLGLFVSREIVEEFGGTLHLESAPGKGTRATIRLPQHQEVARKTSKATAS from the coding sequence ATGGCCGCGCGCTATATATTGAGCCAGCCGATGGCGCTGGCAGTGGAGGTGGCCATCGACGAGGGGCTTGATGTGGAGGCCCTGACCCGGGGGCTCGACGTGGATGTGAAGGCGATCCTGCGATCGGCCTACATGCGGGTTCCCTGGGAGAGTTTTGCGCTCTTTTTGGAGCGGATGGAAGAGAGGCTTGGCGGGGAGCTGGTCAACGCGATGCGTCGCCACTACCTGGAGCAAAACCCGTTCAGCAACTTTGTGAAGGTAGGTGGGTTATTTTGCAGCCCGCAGCTTTTTTACAAGATGGCGAATCATGTCTTCGGGCCCATGATGTTTCCGTTGCTTCGATTTGAAGTCGAGGAACTTGGGCGCAGGGGATTTCGCGCGGTGGCGACGTTGCCGGAGGATGTGCGCGATAGCCCTTTGTTCTTTCGTATATGCAAAGAGTTTTTGCAGTACGGGCCGACGCTGATGGGCATGGAGCCGGCGCGTATCCAGGTCAGCTACGGTCAGCGAGAAGCGACCTATCGAGTGGGCTACCCTCCATCTCTCTCATTGCCGGCGCGTTTGCGCCGGTTTACGGATGCGGCGCTGACCAGCCGCGCGTTTATGGAAGAGCTCCGTGCCCAGGGGGAGCGGTTGCGTGAGAGTTACGACGCGCTGCAGGAGTCTGAGGAGACCTTTCGTACGATGGTCGAGCGCAGCCCGGACGGGGTGATGGTGCTGGGTGAGCAGGAGGTGATCTTTGCCAATGATGCGCTCGCCAGGATGTTGGGGCTGCGTCACGGCGGAGAACTTGTTGGACGGTGCGTCGAGCAACTTGAGGTGCCGGGATATGATTTGCCTGAGCTTCTGAACGAGGCGATGCACCGGGGCGAGGCGGTCGGGTTGCGAATGCGCGCGCTGGATGAGGGCGGGGCGACGGTGCCGGTGGAGGCACGGGCGCTGCGCGCCCGATTCCTGGGGCGTCGGGCTCTGGTCGTCACGATGCGCGATGTGCGTGAGCGCGAGGCGTCGATGGCGCGGGCCATCGATACCGATCGCCTCGTCACCATGGGGACTCTGGCCGCCGGTGTGGCCCACGAGATCAACTCGCCACTGAGCTACGTGCAGGCCAACCTCGACTTTCTAGGCGAGCTTTTGGAGGAGTCGCCAAGCCTTCGTGACCTGGGGGAAGAGAGCGAAGAGGACGTGCGGGCGTCGCTGCGCGATGCGCGCAAAGGCGTGGAGCGAGCCATTGAGATCACCCGCGATCTCAAAGAAATCGGTCGGCAGGGGGCGGAGCATGGCGAGGTGATCGACCCTCGCCTCTCTGTGGAGGGGGCGCTGCGCTGGGCGCGGGCCGAGGTGCTGCAGGTGGCCCGTCTCCATATGGAGTTGGAGGACTGTGGCGAGGTGGTCGCCAGTCGGCGGCGTTTGAGCCAGGTGGTGCTCAACCTGCTGGTGAACGCGGCGCACGCGATGAGTTCGGAGGGGCGTCAGCGCAACCTGGTGCGGGTCACGACCTTCGCTACCGAGGATCATGCCTGCATTGAGGTCTGTGATAACGGACCCGGGATGTCGCAGGAGGTTATGGAGCGGGTCTTTGAGCCCTTTTACACCACCAAGGAGCCGGGGCGAGGCACCGGGCTGGGGCTATTTGTGAGCCGCGAGATTGTGGAGGAGTTTGGCGGAACGCTGCATCTGGAGAGCGCGCCGGGCAAGGGGACGCGAGCGACGATTCGGCTGCCGCAACATCAGGAGGTAGCGCGCAAGACCTCAAAGGCGACCGCATCCTGA
- a CDS encoding lipocalin family protein, translating into MGRSAKIWVSLSALAVGAVWLAGCASTGGGESTVRVVDDLEIERYLGTWYELASVPLRAQRGCVGTTATYRLRDDGDIRVYNRCLKGGFDGEVSDITARAWVVDPQQPAKLNVRFFWPFKSSYWVVALDADYRWAAVSGPEREKLWILSRTPCLDAPEFQAIYDDLERRGFPVDELRATPQQDDEGRVCEVTLGPKMAGE; encoded by the coding sequence ATGGGACGAAGCGCGAAGATCTGGGTGTCGCTTTCGGCGCTGGCCGTCGGGGCGGTGTGGCTGGCAGGGTGCGCCAGTACCGGCGGTGGGGAGTCGACGGTGAGGGTGGTCGATGACCTGGAGATCGAGCGCTACCTGGGCACCTGGTACGAGCTGGCGTCGGTGCCGCTTCGGGCTCAGCGTGGCTGCGTGGGGACGACCGCCACGTACAGACTGCGGGACGATGGCGATATTCGGGTCTACAACCGGTGTTTGAAGGGCGGTTTTGATGGCGAGGTCAGCGATATCACAGCGCGGGCCTGGGTGGTTGATCCGCAACAACCGGCGAAGTTGAACGTGCGGTTTTTCTGGCCTTTTAAGAGCTCCTACTGGGTGGTTGCGCTGGATGCGGACTACCGCTGGGCAGCGGTCTCCGGGCCCGAGCGTGAGAAGTTATGGATTTTGAGTCGGACGCCTTGTCTGGACGCGCCAGAGTTTCAGGCGATCTACGATGATCTGGAGCGGCGGGGGTTCCCGGTTGATGAGCTTCGTGCGACGCCCCAGCAGGATGATGAGGGGCGAGTGTGTGAGGTGACGCTGGGGCCGAAGATGGCGGGTGAGTAG